CACAGACCCTGCCCACCGTGGTCATCAGCGACGGCCGCCTGCTGCGCCGCAGCATGGAGCGGCTGGGGCTGGACGATGGGTGGCTTCAGGCCCGGCTTCGGGACGCCGGGGTCCGGTCACCCCGTGAGGTGTTCCTGCTGTCGGTGGATGAGGCGGGCAGCGTGGTATGCCTGCCCAAGGAGGGGAAGGCATGAGACGTGCGCTGATCCTGCCGACGGTGACGATCCTTCTGCTGCTGGGACTGTGCATCGCCAACGGGCTTTTGTTGCGGCAGCACACGGACCGGTGGTCCGGCATGGCTGCCGAGACCGCCCGATACGCCCGGTCGGAGCGCTGGCCGGAGGCCCGCCGGGAACTGGACGCTCTGGCGGCAGACTGGGACGAAGCCCAGATCTATCTGCATATCGTGGTACACCACAGCACCTTAGGCGAGGTGCAGACGCTGCTGACCCGCTGCAGTACCCTGTGCGATACCGGGGACTCACAGGCCCTGCTGCCGGAGCTGGCAGAGCTGCAATGTCAGCTGGATGCGCTGGATGCGCTGGAGCGCATCAGCATTCGGAATATCCTGTGATCATTTTTCGCTGAGGAGCTTGTTCAGCTCACTCATGAAGGTGTTGATGTCCTTGAACTGACGATACACCGAGGCAAAGCGCACATAGGCCACCTCGTCGGCCTTTTTCAGTTTCTCCATGACCTTCTCGCCGATGATCTCGGTGCTGACCTCCCGCTCCAGAGAGTTCTGCACCTCCTGCTCGATCTCGCTGGCCATGCGTTCCATGTCCGCCACCGGCACCGGCCGCTTCTCGCAGGAGCGCTGGATGCCCCGAAGGATCTTGCTGCGGTCAAAGCTCTGGCGGCTGCCGTCCTTCTTGATGACCACCATGGGCAGGCTCTCCACCGTCTCGTAGGTGGTGAAACGCTTCTCGCAGGACAGGCACTCCCGCCTGCGGCGAATGCTGCTGCCCTCGTCGGCGGGCCGTGAATCCACGACCTTACTCTCCCGGAATCCGCAATAGGGACATCTCATATGCTTCCGCCTCCCGTTTTTCGGCGGATAGTCCGCCAGTTTGGGAGTAGTATACCACATTCCTACAAGATATGGTAGCATAAATGTAAATTTTTTTATGTCTCCCGGTCCTCCAGTGCAAAAATGGCCCACTCCCGGCCCCGGAGGGTTCGGACACTGGCCAGACAGAACAGCCCCGTCAGCGGGAAGGGGCCGTCCTCCCGGAAGGGCAGGGCCAGATACCGCCGCCGCCCGACCCGGCGGCACAGAGCGCCCTCCGGCAGTGCCAGTCCGGGAAACTCTCCGGCCCATACGGGACGCCAATCCTCCGGGGTGGATACCGGCTCCGCTGCTCCGCCCAGCAGCGCTCCCAGCCCCTCCGTCAGCTGCCGGGAGAATCGCCGCTGGAGGATACCCTGCCCGCCCTCGGCGCAGCCCAGCAGCAGCCGGTTCTGACGGCCCACAGCGTAGAGCCGCCACAGGCCCTCCGTCAGCCGGTATTCTGCCCGGAAGCAGGTGTCTGCTCCCTCCGGCGCCGCCGTCAGGCGGCCCACCTCCTGTGCGCCCCAGCGCAGGGTGGTTCGATTTTCCATGGTGACCTCCTTTCAGTGGAGCATTTTGCATAAGGAACGTGCCTCCGGCGGCCCACTTTTCCCAGCAGCTGGAAAAGTAGGCAAAAGAGCCGCCAGACACCGATGGTTTCTGGACTTCCTTTGCCTTCAAGAGTTTCATTCGATAGGGGACGTAAGGGGAATTGACTCAGCAACAGACCCGCTGCCGCTCCCACTCTGATGACGGGACCTGTGCGTCTACCGCTAAGAAATGCGGATTCCCACGACCAGTTTGCGGACTGGTTTCGGAATGACAGGATGAGAGGTATTTTCCGGCGGGCGAAAGCTGATCTCCCCCACAACAAATAAAAAGGGAGGGCCAGCGCATTCTATGCACTGGCCCTCCCTTTTATGCTCCGTCCGGTATGTAGCGTCATACCAGACGGCTGTTGGACAGTCCGAAGCTCACGGCAATGGCGGCGTCTACCCGCTGCATCACCGTTCCGTCCACCTTACCCATCCGCTCCCGCAGCCGCCGCTTATCCAGCGTACGGATCTGCTCCAACAGGATCACCGAATCCTTGGGCAGGCCGCAGCACTGGGCCGCCACCTCGATATGGGTGGGCAGCTTGGCCTTCCCCGTCTGGGAGGTGATGGCCGCTGCGATGACGGTGGGGCTGTGGCGGTTGCCGGTGTCGTTCTGCACGATGAGCACCGGACGCACGCCGCCCTGCTCACTGCCCACCACAGGGCTGAGATCGGCATAGTAGATCTCTCCACGTCTGACATTGGTATCCACAAAGTCCACACTCCGCCGGAAGAAGTACCCGCCGCAGCGGGTCAACTTCATTCTCCCACGCAGCCGCCGGATTTATACGCCGCCGGGGAAAATCCCTGACCGGCGCTGCCCCCGCATCATCCTATGCCTGAGCTGTGCCGGCGGTTCCCACCTTGGCGGAGCGGCGGAGCAGACGCATCAGCAGCGAGACGCAGCACTCCACCACGGCGGCCAGCAGCAGGGAGACGAGGATGGTGCCGCCCACCGTCAGGGGGAAGTAGTTCAGCTGATCCGTCACCGAGGGGACGGCAGATTTCAGCATGGTGTACAGGTAGTTGTCCGGTATCCACGACACCAGATACGCACCGAGGGTCAGCTTGGAGAGATAGCCGGTAAAACGTGCAATGGAAGTAGGGGGGGTGGAATATCGGATGGAGTTCAGCAGAAGAAATACCAGCACCGTGTCCACCACGTTTTGCAGGCTCCCCCAGTCGCACCAGCTGCCCCAGACGAAGGGGATGCCCTGATTGCGCCAGACGTTGTAGCCGCCGAAGCACAGCACTGCCAGCAGCAGAAGGGCCGCCAGCCGCCCGGTCCGCAGGCGCTTGATGTCCACATGGGCCCGGAGATAGCCCCCTAAAAAGTAATAGGTGATGGGATAGAGCCGCTGCCACCAGTCCGGCACCAGCTGGTCATAGGAGGTGCTGAGCCACGGATGCAGCAGGGTCTCGGCACTATGCAGATTGTAGATATTGACCATACCGGGCAGCACGGTCAGTACCAGCAGCACCGCCAGCAGGGCCCGCCGGGCGGCGGGGGTGGCGAGACTCTGCCACAGGGCGTTGAGAAACGGCGTCAGAAGCAGCAGCCCGAAGTACATATTCATGTACCACGAATACTGCTGGAAGCTCAGCAGATTCTTCACGGCGCTGCGGATGGTCTGCTCCTCTCCCAGCCATAGCACCCGATACAGCAGGATGACCCCGGTGGAGAGGGCGTAGGTGAGGAAAATGGGGAGAAGCTTTTTGTAATACCCCAGCAGACCGGAGCGGGTCAGCGGGATGTGCTTTCCCGCAGAGAGGTAGCCGGAGAGCAGCATATACAGGGGGACGCAGACCATAAAGGCGGTACGCATGACGGTCATCAGCGCCATGCGGGGGCCGACGATGGCCGTGTCATAGTAGGTGGAATTCAGAAAGAAATGGACAGACGGGACGGCCAGAAAGGCCAGGATTCTGGTCAGATCCAGGCCAATATCCCGCTGTGTGCCGTTAGCAGCAGACATGATGTTCTCCTTACGGTTGAAAATGTGAGATTCCGGGTGAAGGATCTATCGGATGGGGGAGAAGGGCTGGCTGATCTCCACGCTGCCCAAGGAGGAGGCTACCTCGCCGTCCAGCAGAAGCTGTATCTGCCGGACACCACGGGCAGAGCACAGGGAATTCACCAAGCCCTGCACCATGCGCTGCTGCTCCGTCTCGTCCTCCGGCATCAGGTACTGATCCCCCTTGGGGAGGTTCAGGTAGCAGATGCCGCCCTCGGTGCGTACCGTCAGCACCGCAAAGCCGGTGGGCAGCAGGGGAGACAGGCTCTCACTCTCCGGCCCGGCCTTCAGGGCCGACAGGATCACCTCCGCCTGACTTTCGCCCTCGTAGACCGTCAGCAGGCGCTCCTCCGCCATCAGCTCTCCAGTCTCCCGATCCGGGAAGTAGAGCCGCAGGGAGAGGTTCTGCACCACGTCATCCTGACTGGTCATCAGCACGTCCCCGGCCAGAAAGATGTTGCTGTCCCGGTAGACAAGCTCCGTGCCGTTGACGGTGATGCGGACGGAGTAGATGCCCACGATCTGGGACAGAGACAGAGTTACGCAGTAGTCGGCAATGGTGAGTTCCATGCCGGACAGCTGGCCGTAGGCGCTGGAGAAATCCACCCACGCAGCGCCGGCGGAGACCTGACAAGCCAGTAGCCGGGTGCTGGCAGGGATGGGACTTTCCAGACTGCTGTCGGCGCTGTCCTCCAGCAGAAGGGATACCACCCGGCGCACCTGCTGCTCGGCGGGGAGAGTGCTGTTGGCGGCCCAATCGACACTGCGGCTGACGATGGCATCGCCGCCGGGGGAGCCGCCGGAGGGGGCGGGATAATACAGCAGTAGGTGAGGACCGTCAGAGGAGGAGCCGCCGCAGCCGGTAAGGGCCAGCAGCGCAAAAAATGTCAGCAGGGCTGCAAGAAGCCGCTTCATGTGCTCCCTCCTTCCTCTGTGACCTGGGGCAGACGGACGGTGAAGAGGGTACCCTGTCCCGCGGGGCGGTGGGCCACGGACACCGTGCCGCCCCGGCGGCACACCGTATCGCTGACGATGCTCAGGCCCAGACCGGTGCCGCCCACCTCACGGGAGCGGGCCTTGTCCACCCGGTAAAAGCGCTCGAAAATGTGGGGCATATCCTCGTCGGAGATCCCGACGCCGTTGTCCTCCACCTGGATCACCACGTCTCCGCCCTCCACCGTCAGAGCGGTGTGGACGAAGCCCATGTGGCCGGAATATTTGATGCCGTTTTCCATAAGGTTATATAGAATTTGGTGCAGATCGTCCTCGGTGGCCAGCACCACGGCGGACTCGTCCGCCTCGTAGGAGAGAGTGGTTTCCTGCTCCCGTGCCACCACCGCCAGCATCCGTACCACCCGGCGCAGCACCGGGGCCACCGCCACCGGCGCAGGCTCGGCGGCGGCTCCGCTGTCCAGCCGGGTCAGGCGCAGCAGATCCTCGGTGATACGGGTCAGACGCTGAGCCTCCTCGCCGATGTCCGCCACAAATTCCCGTGTGGTCTCAGCGTTCATGTCGTCGGTCTGAAGAATGGAGTCCGTCAGCAGGCGGATACCCGCCAGCGGCGTTTTCAGCTCGTGGCTGGCATCGGAGACAAACTGGCGGCGGGCGCTCTCCGTGCGCTGGAGACGGTCGGTGAGGCTGTTGAACTCCGCTGCCAGCTGGGCGATCTCGTCGGAGCCAGTCACCTTGGCCCGGTGACTGTAAGCACCCTCCCGCACCTGACGGATGGCCTGCAGCAAATCGCTGATACGTCGGGTGAACATCCGGGAGAGCAGAGCGCTGAGGAACAGCACAAACAGGGCCACCAGAAGGGAGATGCGCATGATATTGGTCTGGAAGCTCCGCAGCAGCTCCGCCTGTACGGTGTCGTACTCGTAGGCGTAGACCGCTCCCACGATCTGGTTGTGGTACACCACCGGGGAGGCACCCCGGCTCAGGAATGCCTCGCCGTCGTAGCGGCAGTAAAAGGTGTCGTTGCCCCGCAGGGCCTGTGCGATCTCCGTATAAAAGGCGTAGAGTCCACGGGCGTTGTCCCCCTCACGGGTGTCATAGAGGATGCGCCCGGCGGTATCCGTGACCAGCACACGGGAGACGCCGGTCTCCTCCACGGCGGACATAGCCTGGGCCACATTGTCCTCCGTCAGGTCGGCCAGACCTGACAGGGCCGCCTCGGCGATCTTGACGCTGCCGACCATGGCGGTTTGCTTGGTGCGGAATACCAGATTCTGGGACACCAGAAGGGGGTAGGTATTCAGCAGCAGCAGCACCGCCAGAATTACCAGAATATAGCTCAGGCCGAACTTAAATTGTAGGCTGATCTTCCCCGGCAAAATAGTAACCCACTCCCCACTTGGTGATGATATAGGCGGGCTCCGCCGGAACACGCTCCAGCTTCTCCCGCAGGCGGCGGATGTGGACATCCACCGTGCGATAGTCCCCGGCGTAGGAGTAGCCCCACACCAGATCCATCAGGCTCTCTCGGCTGTATACCCGCCGGGGATTTTTCATCAGCAGTTCCACCAGATCGTACTCCTTGGCGGTGAGGTCGATGGCCTTGCCGTCCCGGATGGCTACCCGCTGGCGGGTGTCCAGCGTCAGGTCACCCACTGTCAGCAGCTCCGGATCCGGCTGGGCTGCCGGACGGCTCTGGCCGGAGGAGCGCCGCAGCAGCGCCCGGATGCGGGCCTTCAGCTCCAGAATGTTGAAGGGCTTGGTGACATAGTCGTCGGCTCCGCAGGCAAAGCCCATGATCTTGTCGGCGTCCTCGCTGCGGGCGGTGAGCATGATGATGGGAACGTCGGAAAATTCCCGTATCTTCATGCAGGCCTCGCTGCCGGAGAGGCCGGGCATCATCAGGTCCAGAATGATGAGGTCCAGCGTCTCCTGACGGGCCAGCTCCACGGCGGTTGCGCCGTCGTAGGCGGTGAGGACCTGATAGCCCTCGTTCTCCAGATTGAATTTGATGCCCTTGACCAAGAGCTTTTCGTCGTCTACTACCAGTATTTTCATGTATCGTCCTCCACGGTGATCTGCTGCCGGATGGTTTCAAAAATGCCCTCGCCGATGCCGTTGACATCCATGATGGACTCGATATCGGCAAAGGGGCCGTGCTCCTCCCGATAGGCCACGATGCGCTGGGCCAGTGTGGGCCCGATGCCGTCCAGTGCTTCCAGTTGGGCGGCGTCGGCGGTGTTGATGTTCACCTTGCCGGGGACGGCGGGAGGATCGGGAGCCTCCGGCTCCTGCGCTGTATACTGGGGCGTGACGGTGTAGTCCCCGCCGCCGGCGCTGCGGTGGTCGGTGAAATACAGCAGCGCCAGACACAGAAGGAAGATGGCCGTCAGAAGCAGCAGATATTTTTCTGTTTTTGTGATCTTTCCCATTTTTCCGCAGTTGACTCCCGGTCGATTTTTGTTATAATAAGAGGAAAGCGACCCTGCGGCCGGGAGGGGGGCTGCCCCGCTGACGGCCGCTGATACCGGCGGAGAGCATGAGGGCCGGCTCCTGCTTACGGATGGTAGATAGGTTCATTATAGCATAGATGGAGAAAAATTACTATGAAAATTCGCCGTATTCTATCTGTTTTTTTGCTGACCGTGCTGATGGTCAGTCTGATGCTGACCCCGCAGGCCTACGCCCTGCCTGCGCTGGAGATCAAGGCCAAGGCGGCCGTACTGGTGGACGCCGATGAGGGGCGGATCATCTTTGGGCAGAATGAGCAGGAGAGGGAATACCCCGCCAGCATCACCAAGGTGATGACGGCCCTGCTGACGCTGGAGGCCGTGGACGCCGGGAAACTGTCTCTGGACCAGCCCATCACCGCATCGGCGGTGGTGAACGATCAGGACCCGGAGGGCAGCTCCGCCGGCATCGAGGAGGGCGAGGTGCTGACGGTGGAACAGCTGCTGTACTGCCTGCTGCTGGTGTCCGCCAACGAGGCGGCGGACATTCTGGCGGAGACGGTATCCGGCTCCCGTGAGGCCTTTGTGGAGCTGATGAACCAGCGGGCGCAGGAGCTGGGCTGCACCGGCACCCACTTTGCCAACACCAACGGCCTGCACGATGTGAACCACTATACCACCGCCTACGATATCTATCTGTTCTTCCGGGAGGCCATGAAGCATGAGACCTTCATGACCATCACCGGCTCCGTGGCCTATGAGGTGCCGGCCACCAACAAGTCCGAGGCACGGGAGCTGCACACCACCAACTCGCTGCTCTCCAACTGGCGTATTCTGGATTATCTCTATGACGGGGTGGACTGCGGCAAGACCGGCTCCACGCCGGAGGCGGGGTACTGTCTGGTGTCCAGCTGCCTGCGGGACGGCAAGCGGCTGGTGGCGGTGGTGCTGGGCGCCGAGGGCGAGGGGACTCATATCGAGAGCTTTTCCGAGAGCGCACGGCTCTATGACTACGGCTATGACAACTTCAGCAAGCAGCTGGTGGTCTCCACGGAGGGCGTGTTCCGCCAGCCGGTGGCCCTGTCCAAGGAGACGGACTGCGTGATGCTCTATCCGGCGGAGAACGCCGA
The genomic region above belongs to Vescimonas coprocola and contains:
- a CDS encoding ComEA family DNA-binding protein, which encodes MGKITKTEKYLLLLTAIFLLCLALLYFTDHRSAGGGDYTVTPQYTAQEPEAPDPPAVPGKVNINTADAAQLEALDGIGPTLAQRIVAYREEHGPFADIESIMDVNGIGEGIFETIRQQITVEDDT
- a CDS encoding type II toxin-antitoxin system PemK/MazF family toxin, which codes for MKLTRCGGYFFRRSVDFVDTNVRRGEIYYADLSPVVGSEQGGVRPVLIVQNDTGNRHSPTVIAAAITSQTGKAKLPTHIEVAAQCCGLPKDSVILLEQIRTLDKRRLRERMGKVDGTVMQRVDAAIAVSFGLSNSRLV
- a CDS encoding acyltransferase family protein; protein product: MSAANGTQRDIGLDLTRILAFLAVPSVHFFLNSTYYDTAIVGPRMALMTVMRTAFMVCVPLYMLLSGYLSAGKHIPLTRSGLLGYYKKLLPIFLTYALSTGVILLYRVLWLGEEQTIRSAVKNLLSFQQYSWYMNMYFGLLLLTPFLNALWQSLATPAARRALLAVLLVLTVLPGMVNIYNLHSAETLLHPWLSTSYDQLVPDWWQRLYPITYYFLGGYLRAHVDIKRLRTGRLAALLLLAVLCFGGYNVWRNQGIPFVWGSWCDWGSLQNVVDTVLVFLLLNSIRYSTPPTSIARFTGYLSKLTLGAYLVSWIPDNYLYTMLKSAVPSVTDQLNYFPLTVGGTILVSLLLAAVVECCVSLLMRLLRRSAKVGTAGTAQA
- a CDS encoding DUF4363 family protein: MRRALILPTVTILLLLGLCIANGLLLRQHTDRWSGMAAETARYARSERWPEARRELDALAADWDEAQIYLHIVVHHSTLGEVQTLLTRCSTLCDTGDSQALLPELAELQCQLDALDALERISIRNIL
- a CDS encoding sensor histidine kinase — protein: MPGKISLQFKFGLSYILVILAVLLLLNTYPLLVSQNLVFRTKQTAMVGSVKIAEAALSGLADLTEDNVAQAMSAVEETGVSRVLVTDTAGRILYDTREGDNARGLYAFYTEIAQALRGNDTFYCRYDGEAFLSRGASPVVYHNQIVGAVYAYEYDTVQAELLRSFQTNIMRISLLVALFVLFLSALLSRMFTRRISDLLQAIRQVREGAYSHRAKVTGSDEIAQLAAEFNSLTDRLQRTESARRQFVSDASHELKTPLAGIRLLTDSILQTDDMNAETTREFVADIGEEAQRLTRITEDLLRLTRLDSGAAAEPAPVAVAPVLRRVVRMLAVVAREQETTLSYEADESAVVLATEDDLHQILYNLMENGIKYSGHMGFVHTALTVEGGDVVIQVEDNGVGISDEDMPHIFERFYRVDKARSREVGGTGLGLSIVSDTVCRRGGTVSVAHRPAGQGTLFTVRLPQVTEEGGST
- a CDS encoding GerMN domain-containing protein; the protein is MKRLLAALLTFFALLALTGCGGSSSDGPHLLLYYPAPSGGSPGGDAIVSRSVDWAANSTLPAEQQVRRVVSLLLEDSADSSLESPIPASTRLLACQVSAGAAWVDFSSAYGQLSGMELTIADYCVTLSLSQIVGIYSVRITVNGTELVYRDSNIFLAGDVLMTSQDDVVQNLSLRLYFPDRETGELMAEERLLTVYEGESQAEVILSALKAGPESESLSPLLPTGFAVLTVRTEGGICYLNLPKGDQYLMPEDETEQQRMVQGLVNSLCSARGVRQIQLLLDGEVASSLGSVEISQPFSPIR
- the nrdR gene encoding transcriptional regulator NrdR, translated to MRCPYCGFRESKVVDSRPADEGSSIRRRRECLSCEKRFTTYETVESLPMVVIKKDGSRQSFDRSKILRGIQRSCEKRPVPVADMERMASEIEQEVQNSLEREVSTEIIGEKVMEKLKKADEVAYVRFASVYRQFKDINTFMSELNKLLSEK
- a CDS encoding response regulator transcription factor, producing the protein MKILVVDDEKLLVKGIKFNLENEGYQVLTAYDGATAVELARQETLDLIILDLMMPGLSGSEACMKIREFSDVPIIMLTARSEDADKIMGFACGADDYVTKPFNILELKARIRALLRRSSGQSRPAAQPDPELLTVGDLTLDTRQRVAIRDGKAIDLTAKEYDLVELLMKNPRRVYSRESLMDLVWGYSYAGDYRTVDVHIRRLREKLERVPAEPAYIITKWGVGYYFAGEDQPTI
- a CDS encoding D-alanyl-D-alanine carboxypeptidase family protein, encoding MKIRRILSVFLLTVLMVSLMLTPQAYALPALEIKAKAAVLVDADEGRIIFGQNEQEREYPASITKVMTALLTLEAVDAGKLSLDQPITASAVVNDQDPEGSSAGIEEGEVLTVEQLLYCLLLVSANEAADILAETVSGSREAFVELMNQRAQELGCTGTHFANTNGLHDVNHYTTAYDIYLFFREAMKHETFMTITGSVAYEVPATNKSEARELHTTNSLLSNWRILDYLYDGVDCGKTGSTPEAGYCLVSSCLRDGKRLVAVVLGAEGEGTHIESFSESARLYDYGYDNFSKQLVVSTEGVFRQPVALSKETDCVMLYPAENAEAFLPSDVTKDQLEQTVTLKNEVADAPITRGQEMGTLTISYNGQVCVTVPLLAQADVSASRFLVAKAAVEEFLSRTIVKVALVVLVLLVILLVLWAKVFRRNRRYGSRSGRRYRSSSYRGGRRGR